The following proteins are co-located in the Takifugu flavidus isolate HTHZ2018 chromosome 16, ASM371156v2, whole genome shotgun sequence genome:
- the mark3a gene encoding MAP/microtubule affinity-regulating kinase 3a isoform X9 — MSTKTPLPTVNEKVTESHTTHTNGRQEIGTRSARTGVRSRSSEEPQQPHVGNYRLLKTIGKGNFAKVKLARHILTGREVAIKIIDKTQLNPNSLQKLFREVRIMKILNHPNIVKLFEVIETERTLYLVMEYASGGEVFDYLVAHGRMKEKEARAKFRQIVSAVQYCHQKHIVHRDLKAENLLLDADMNIKIADFGFSNEFTLGNKLDTFCGSPPYAAPELFQGKKYDGPEVDVWSLGVILYTLVSGSLPFDGQNLKELRERVLRGKYRIPFYMSTDCENLLKRFLVLNPSKRGTLEVREDAENQIMKDRWINTGFEEDELKPYTEPELDITDQKRIDVMVGMGYNLEDIQDSLAKMKYDEITATYLLLGRKASELEPTESASSSNLSLAKPRPNSELNGQSPTHIKVQRSISSSHKQRRYSEQVGQNVPPGMAHPKRSQTSTADNSAKEEGGVQLRKPGTPGSRGAPPSSPLLGNANNPNKADIPDRRKGVATGPSNNPASAGMTRRNTYVCSDRNNADRLSVIPNGKENSVAVSPSAQRNPVASIHSIANATTPDRLRFPRGTASRSTFHGGHLRDRRTATYNGPPASPTLSHDATPLSQTRSRGTSNLFSKLTSKLTRRNMSFRFTKRVSTEFERNGRLEGSSRHVPGDQKGESKDGKPRSLRFTWSMRTTSSMEPCDIMREIRKVLDANNCDYEQQESFLLLCVHGDGRAENLVQWEMEVCKLPRLSLNGVRFKRISGSSIAFKNIASKVANELKL, encoded by the exons ATGTCAACAAAAACTCCTTTACCGACGGTCAACGAAAAGGTGACGGAAAGT CACACGACGCACACTAATGGCCGCCAGGAGATCGGAACGCGCTCCGCCAGGACCGGCGTCCGATCCCGGAGCTCCGAGGAGCCGCAGCAGCCTCACGTGGGCAACTACCGGCTGCTCAAGACCATCGGAAAGGGCAACTTTGCCAAGGTCAAGCTGGCTCGGCACATCCTCACAGGCAGAGAG GTGGCAATAAAGATAATAGACAAGACCCAGCTGAACCCAAACAGCCTTCAGAAG cTCTTTAGAGAAGTTAGAATAATGAAGATCCTGAATCATCCCAATATTG TCAAACTCTTTGAAGTGATCGAGACTGAGAGGACACTTTACCTGGTGATGGAGTACGCCAGTGGAG GAGAAGTGTTTGACTACCTGGTCGCACATGGAAGAATGAAGGAAAAAGAGGCCAGGGCTAAATTTAGACAG ATCGTATCGGCGGTGCAGTATTGTCACCAGAAGCACATCGTTCACCGAGACCTGAAG GCTGAAAACCTTCTGCTGGATGCAGACATGAACATCAAGATAGCAGATTTTGGCTTCAGTAATGAGTTCACACTGGGCAACAAGCTGGACACGTTCTGTGGTTCGCCGCCTTACGCTGCGCCGGAGCTCTTTCAGGGAAAGAAGTACGACGGGCCGGAAGTGGACGTCTGGAGTCTGGGGGTCATCCTGTACACACTGGTCAGCGGCTCGCTCCCTTTTGATGGGCAGAACCTCAAG GAGCTACGGGAGCGTGTGCTCAGAGGAAAGTACAGAATCCCCTTCTACATGTCCACAGACTGCGAGAACTTGCTCAAGCGCTTCCTGGTGCTCAACCCGTCCAAGCGGGGCACTCTCGAGGTGAGGGAGGAcgcagaaaat CAAATCATGAAGGATCGATGGATCAACACAGGATTTGAGGAGGACGAGCTGAAGCCTTACACCGAGCCAGAGCTGGACATCACAGACCAGAAGAGAATAG ATGTGATGGTGGGAATGGGCTACAACCTGGAGGATATCCAGGACTCTCTGGCCAAGATGAAGTATGATGAGATCACAGCCACCTACCTGCTGCTGGGCAGGAAGGCCTCTGAG TTGGAGCCCACTGAGTCGGCCTCTAGCAGCAACTTATCTCTGGCCAAACCGAGACCCAACAGCGAGCTGAACGGCCAGTCGCCGACCCACATCAAAGTCCAGAGGAGCATTTCCTCCAGTCACAAACAGAGACGCTACAGCGAGCAAG tTGGTCAGAATGTTCCTCCAGGAATGGCTCACCCAAAGAGGAGTCAGACCTCGACGGCGGACAACAGCGCCAAGGAAGAAGGCGGCGTGCAGCTCCGTAAGCCCGGCACCCCGGGGAGCCGAGGTgcccctccctccagccctcTGCTGGGCAACGCCAACAACCCCAACAAGGCCGACATCCCAGACCGCAGGAAAGGTGTCGCCACCGGCCCGAGC AATAACCCGGCATCTGCAGGTATGACCAGGAGGAACACGTACGTGTGCAGCGACCGAAACAACGCGGATCGACTCTCCGTCATCCCCAACGGGAAGGAGAACAG CGTTGCTGTTTCTCCCAGCGCCCAGAGGAATCCAGTGGCGTCGATCCACAGCATCGCCAACGCCACCACGCCGGACCGCCTGCGTTTCCCACGAGGCACCGCCAGCCGCAGCACCTTCCACGGCGGGCACCTGAGAGACCGGCGCACCGCCACATACAACGGGCCGCCGGCCTCACCCACTCTCTCCCACGATGCCACCCCCCTGTCACAGACTCGCAGCCGTGGAACCAGCAACCTTTTCTCCAAACTGACCTCCAAACTCACCCGCAG AAACATGTCATTCAGGTTTACCAAAAG AGTCTCAACCGAGTTTGAGAGAAACGGGAGACTTGAGGGCTCAAG TCGCCATGTACCTGGGGATCAAAAAGGGGAAAGTAAAGACGGTAAACCCCGCTCCCTCAGATTCACTTGGAGTATGAGGACCACCAGCTCCATGGAGCCCTGCGACATCATGAGGGAGATTCGCAAGGTGCTCGACGCCAACAACTGCGACTACGAACAACAAGAGAGTTTCCTGCTTCTTTGCGTCCACGGAGACGGGCGCGCCGAAAACCTGGTCCAGTGGGAGATGGAGGTCTGCAAGcttccccgtctctctctcaaCGGCGTCAGGTTCAAGCGGATATCCGGATCATCCATCGCTTTCAAGAACATTGCTTCCAAAGTTGCCAACGAGTTAAAACTATGA
- the mark3a gene encoding MAP/microtubule affinity-regulating kinase 3a isoform X5: MSTKTPLPTVNEKVTESHTTHTNGRQEIGTRSARTGVRSRSSEEPQQPHVGNYRLLKTIGKGNFAKVKLARHILTGREVAIKIIDKTQLNPNSLQKLFREVRIMKILNHPNIVKLFEVIETERTLYLVMEYASGGEVFDYLVAHGRMKEKEARAKFRQIVSAVQYCHQKHIVHRDLKAENLLLDADMNIKIADFGFSNEFTLGNKLDTFCGSPPYAAPELFQGKKYDGPEVDVWSLGVILYTLVSGSLPFDGQNLKELRERVLRGKYRIPFYMSTDCENLLKRFLVLNPSKRGTLEVREDAENQIMKDRWINTGFEEDELKPYTEPELDITDQKRIDVMVGMGYNLEDIQDSLAKMKYDEITATYLLLGRKASELEPTESASSSNLSLAKPRPNSELNGQSPTHIKVQRSISSSHKQRRYSEQVGQNVPPGMAHPKRSQTSTADNSAKEEGGVQLRKPGTPGSRGAPPSSPLLGNANNPNKADIPDRRKGVATGPSNNPASAGMTRRNTYVCSDRNNADRLSVIPNGKENSMTEMACATSPSSAFAAAAFGASSSSVRLRYQTVGPLYVNQTGWATLPQSYYALDYCSPNSVAVSPSAQRNPVASIHSIANATTPDRLRFPRGTASRSTFHGGHLRDRRTATYNGPPASPTLSHDATPLSQTRSRGTSNLFSKLTSKLTRRVSTEFERNGRLEGSSRHVPGDQKGESKDGKPRSLRFTWSMRTTSSMEPCDIMREIRKVLDANNCDYEQQESFLLLCVHGDGRAENLVQWEMEVCKLPRLSLNGVRFKRISGSSIAFKNIASKVANELKL; encoded by the exons ATGTCAACAAAAACTCCTTTACCGACGGTCAACGAAAAGGTGACGGAAAGT CACACGACGCACACTAATGGCCGCCAGGAGATCGGAACGCGCTCCGCCAGGACCGGCGTCCGATCCCGGAGCTCCGAGGAGCCGCAGCAGCCTCACGTGGGCAACTACCGGCTGCTCAAGACCATCGGAAAGGGCAACTTTGCCAAGGTCAAGCTGGCTCGGCACATCCTCACAGGCAGAGAG GTGGCAATAAAGATAATAGACAAGACCCAGCTGAACCCAAACAGCCTTCAGAAG cTCTTTAGAGAAGTTAGAATAATGAAGATCCTGAATCATCCCAATATTG TCAAACTCTTTGAAGTGATCGAGACTGAGAGGACACTTTACCTGGTGATGGAGTACGCCAGTGGAG GAGAAGTGTTTGACTACCTGGTCGCACATGGAAGAATGAAGGAAAAAGAGGCCAGGGCTAAATTTAGACAG ATCGTATCGGCGGTGCAGTATTGTCACCAGAAGCACATCGTTCACCGAGACCTGAAG GCTGAAAACCTTCTGCTGGATGCAGACATGAACATCAAGATAGCAGATTTTGGCTTCAGTAATGAGTTCACACTGGGCAACAAGCTGGACACGTTCTGTGGTTCGCCGCCTTACGCTGCGCCGGAGCTCTTTCAGGGAAAGAAGTACGACGGGCCGGAAGTGGACGTCTGGAGTCTGGGGGTCATCCTGTACACACTGGTCAGCGGCTCGCTCCCTTTTGATGGGCAGAACCTCAAG GAGCTACGGGAGCGTGTGCTCAGAGGAAAGTACAGAATCCCCTTCTACATGTCCACAGACTGCGAGAACTTGCTCAAGCGCTTCCTGGTGCTCAACCCGTCCAAGCGGGGCACTCTCGAGGTGAGGGAGGAcgcagaaaat CAAATCATGAAGGATCGATGGATCAACACAGGATTTGAGGAGGACGAGCTGAAGCCTTACACCGAGCCAGAGCTGGACATCACAGACCAGAAGAGAATAG ATGTGATGGTGGGAATGGGCTACAACCTGGAGGATATCCAGGACTCTCTGGCCAAGATGAAGTATGATGAGATCACAGCCACCTACCTGCTGCTGGGCAGGAAGGCCTCTGAG TTGGAGCCCACTGAGTCGGCCTCTAGCAGCAACTTATCTCTGGCCAAACCGAGACCCAACAGCGAGCTGAACGGCCAGTCGCCGACCCACATCAAAGTCCAGAGGAGCATTTCCTCCAGTCACAAACAGAGACGCTACAGCGAGCAAG tTGGTCAGAATGTTCCTCCAGGAATGGCTCACCCAAAGAGGAGTCAGACCTCGACGGCGGACAACAGCGCCAAGGAAGAAGGCGGCGTGCAGCTCCGTAAGCCCGGCACCCCGGGGAGCCGAGGTgcccctccctccagccctcTGCTGGGCAACGCCAACAACCCCAACAAGGCCGACATCCCAGACCGCAGGAAAGGTGTCGCCACCGGCCCGAGC AATAACCCGGCATCTGCAGGTATGACCAGGAGGAACACGTACGTGTGCAGCGACCGAAACAACGCGGATCGACTCTCCGTCATCCCCAACGGGAAGGAGAACAG CATGACTGAGATGGCTTGTGCCACTAGCCCGTCTTCTGCCTTTGCGGCCGCCGCGTTCGGTGCCTCTTCCAGCTCGGTGCGACTGAGGTATCAAACCGTCGGCCCCTTGTATGTTAACCAGACAGGCTGGGCCACGCTGCCCCAGTCCTACTACGCTCTGGACTACTGCTCGCCCAA CAGCGTTGCTGTTTCTCCCAGCGCCCAGAGGAATCCAGTGGCGTCGATCCACAGCATCGCCAACGCCACCACGCCGGACCGCCTGCGTTTCCCACGAGGCACCGCCAGCCGCAGCACCTTCCACGGCGGGCACCTGAGAGACCGGCGCACCGCCACATACAACGGGCCGCCGGCCTCACCCACTCTCTCCCACGATGCCACCCCCCTGTCACAGACTCGCAGCCGTGGAACCAGCAACCTTTTCTCCAAACTGACCTCCAAACTCACCCGCAG AGTCTCAACCGAGTTTGAGAGAAACGGGAGACTTGAGGGCTCAAG TCGCCATGTACCTGGGGATCAAAAAGGGGAAAGTAAAGACGGTAAACCCCGCTCCCTCAGATTCACTTGGAGTATGAGGACCACCAGCTCCATGGAGCCCTGCGACATCATGAGGGAGATTCGCAAGGTGCTCGACGCCAACAACTGCGACTACGAACAACAAGAGAGTTTCCTGCTTCTTTGCGTCCACGGAGACGGGCGCGCCGAAAACCTGGTCCAGTGGGAGATGGAGGTCTGCAAGcttccccgtctctctctcaaCGGCGTCAGGTTCAAGCGGATATCCGGATCATCCATCGCTTTCAAGAACATTGCTTCCAAAGTTGCCAACGAGTTAAAACTATGA
- the mark3a gene encoding MAP/microtubule affinity-regulating kinase 3a isoform X19, with product MSTKTPLPTVNEKVTESHTTHTNGRQEIGTRSARTGVRSRSSEEPQQPHVGNYRLLKTIGKGNFAKVKLARHILTGREVAIKIIDKTQLNPNSLQKLFREVRIMKILNHPNIVKLFEVIETERTLYLVMEYASGGEVFDYLVAHGRMKEKEARAKFRQIVSAVQYCHQKHIVHRDLKAENLLLDADMNIKIADFGFSNEFTLGNKLDTFCGSPPYAAPELFQGKKYDGPEVDVWSLGVILYTLVSGSLPFDGQNLKELRERVLRGKYRIPFYMSTDCENLLKRFLVLNPSKRGTLEQIMKDRWINTGFEEDELKPYTEPELDITDQKRIDVMVGMGYNLEDIQDSLAKMKYDEITATYLLLGRKASELEPTESASSSNLSLAKPRPNSELNGQSPTHIKVQRSISSSHKQRRYSEQVGQNVPPGMAHPKRSQTSTADNSAKEEGGVQLRKPGTPGSRGAPPSSPLLGNANNPNKADIPDRRKGVATGPSNNPASAGMTRRNTYVCSDRNNADRLSVIPNGKENSVAVSPSAQRNPVASIHSIANATTPDRLRFPRGTASRSTFHGGHLRDRRTATYNGPPASPTLSHDATPLSQTRSRGTSNLFSKLTSKLTRSRHVPGDQKGESKDGKPRSLRFTWSMRTTSSMEPCDIMREIRKVLDANNCDYEQQESFLLLCVHGDGRAENLVQWEMEVCKLPRLSLNGVRFKRISGSSIAFKNIASKVANELKL from the exons ATGTCAACAAAAACTCCTTTACCGACGGTCAACGAAAAGGTGACGGAAAGT CACACGACGCACACTAATGGCCGCCAGGAGATCGGAACGCGCTCCGCCAGGACCGGCGTCCGATCCCGGAGCTCCGAGGAGCCGCAGCAGCCTCACGTGGGCAACTACCGGCTGCTCAAGACCATCGGAAAGGGCAACTTTGCCAAGGTCAAGCTGGCTCGGCACATCCTCACAGGCAGAGAG GTGGCAATAAAGATAATAGACAAGACCCAGCTGAACCCAAACAGCCTTCAGAAG cTCTTTAGAGAAGTTAGAATAATGAAGATCCTGAATCATCCCAATATTG TCAAACTCTTTGAAGTGATCGAGACTGAGAGGACACTTTACCTGGTGATGGAGTACGCCAGTGGAG GAGAAGTGTTTGACTACCTGGTCGCACATGGAAGAATGAAGGAAAAAGAGGCCAGGGCTAAATTTAGACAG ATCGTATCGGCGGTGCAGTATTGTCACCAGAAGCACATCGTTCACCGAGACCTGAAG GCTGAAAACCTTCTGCTGGATGCAGACATGAACATCAAGATAGCAGATTTTGGCTTCAGTAATGAGTTCACACTGGGCAACAAGCTGGACACGTTCTGTGGTTCGCCGCCTTACGCTGCGCCGGAGCTCTTTCAGGGAAAGAAGTACGACGGGCCGGAAGTGGACGTCTGGAGTCTGGGGGTCATCCTGTACACACTGGTCAGCGGCTCGCTCCCTTTTGATGGGCAGAACCTCAAG GAGCTACGGGAGCGTGTGCTCAGAGGAAAGTACAGAATCCCCTTCTACATGTCCACAGACTGCGAGAACTTGCTCAAGCGCTTCCTGGTGCTCAACCCGTCCAAGCGGGGCACTCTCGAG CAAATCATGAAGGATCGATGGATCAACACAGGATTTGAGGAGGACGAGCTGAAGCCTTACACCGAGCCAGAGCTGGACATCACAGACCAGAAGAGAATAG ATGTGATGGTGGGAATGGGCTACAACCTGGAGGATATCCAGGACTCTCTGGCCAAGATGAAGTATGATGAGATCACAGCCACCTACCTGCTGCTGGGCAGGAAGGCCTCTGAG TTGGAGCCCACTGAGTCGGCCTCTAGCAGCAACTTATCTCTGGCCAAACCGAGACCCAACAGCGAGCTGAACGGCCAGTCGCCGACCCACATCAAAGTCCAGAGGAGCATTTCCTCCAGTCACAAACAGAGACGCTACAGCGAGCAAG tTGGTCAGAATGTTCCTCCAGGAATGGCTCACCCAAAGAGGAGTCAGACCTCGACGGCGGACAACAGCGCCAAGGAAGAAGGCGGCGTGCAGCTCCGTAAGCCCGGCACCCCGGGGAGCCGAGGTgcccctccctccagccctcTGCTGGGCAACGCCAACAACCCCAACAAGGCCGACATCCCAGACCGCAGGAAAGGTGTCGCCACCGGCCCGAGC AATAACCCGGCATCTGCAGGTATGACCAGGAGGAACACGTACGTGTGCAGCGACCGAAACAACGCGGATCGACTCTCCGTCATCCCCAACGGGAAGGAGAACAG CGTTGCTGTTTCTCCCAGCGCCCAGAGGAATCCAGTGGCGTCGATCCACAGCATCGCCAACGCCACCACGCCGGACCGCCTGCGTTTCCCACGAGGCACCGCCAGCCGCAGCACCTTCCACGGCGGGCACCTGAGAGACCGGCGCACCGCCACATACAACGGGCCGCCGGCCTCACCCACTCTCTCCCACGATGCCACCCCCCTGTCACAGACTCGCAGCCGTGGAACCAGCAACCTTTTCTCCAAACTGACCTCCAAACTCACCCGCAG TCGCCATGTACCTGGGGATCAAAAAGGGGAAAGTAAAGACGGTAAACCCCGCTCCCTCAGATTCACTTGGAGTATGAGGACCACCAGCTCCATGGAGCCCTGCGACATCATGAGGGAGATTCGCAAGGTGCTCGACGCCAACAACTGCGACTACGAACAACAAGAGAGTTTCCTGCTTCTTTGCGTCCACGGAGACGGGCGCGCCGAAAACCTGGTCCAGTGGGAGATGGAGGTCTGCAAGcttccccgtctctctctcaaCGGCGTCAGGTTCAAGCGGATATCCGGATCATCCATCGCTTTCAAGAACATTGCTTCCAAAGTTGCCAACGAGTTAAAACTATGA
- the mark3a gene encoding MAP/microtubule affinity-regulating kinase 3a isoform X17, with protein MSTKTPLPTVNEKVTESHTTHTNGRQEIGTRSARTGVRSRSSEEPQQPHVGNYRLLKTIGKGNFAKVKLARHILTGREVAIKIIDKTQLNPNSLQKLFREVRIMKILNHPNIVKLFEVIETERTLYLVMEYASGGEVFDYLVAHGRMKEKEARAKFRQIVSAVQYCHQKHIVHRDLKAENLLLDADMNIKIADFGFSNEFTLGNKLDTFCGSPPYAAPELFQGKKYDGPEVDVWSLGVILYTLVSGSLPFDGQNLKELRERVLRGKYRIPFYMSTDCENLLKRFLVLNPSKRGTLEVREDAENQIMKDRWINTGFEEDELKPYTEPELDITDQKRIDVMVGMGYNLEDIQDSLAKMKYDEITATYLLLGRKASELEPTESASSSNLSLAKPRPNSELNGQSPTHIKVQRSISSSHKQRRYSEQVGQNVPPGMAHPKRSQTSTADNSAKEEGGVQLRKPGTPGSRGAPPSSPLLGNANNPNKADIPDRRKGVATGPSNNPASAGMTRRNTYVCSDRNNADRLSVIPNGKENSVAVSPSAQRNPVASIHSIANATTPDRLRFPRGTASRSTFHGGHLRDRRTATYNGPPASPTLSHDATPLSQTRSRGTSNLFSKLTSKLTRSRHVPGDQKGESKDGKPRSLRFTWSMRTTSSMEPCDIMREIRKVLDANNCDYEQQESFLLLCVHGDGRAENLVQWEMEVCKLPRLSLNGVRFKRISGSSIAFKNIASKVANELKL; from the exons ATGTCAACAAAAACTCCTTTACCGACGGTCAACGAAAAGGTGACGGAAAGT CACACGACGCACACTAATGGCCGCCAGGAGATCGGAACGCGCTCCGCCAGGACCGGCGTCCGATCCCGGAGCTCCGAGGAGCCGCAGCAGCCTCACGTGGGCAACTACCGGCTGCTCAAGACCATCGGAAAGGGCAACTTTGCCAAGGTCAAGCTGGCTCGGCACATCCTCACAGGCAGAGAG GTGGCAATAAAGATAATAGACAAGACCCAGCTGAACCCAAACAGCCTTCAGAAG cTCTTTAGAGAAGTTAGAATAATGAAGATCCTGAATCATCCCAATATTG TCAAACTCTTTGAAGTGATCGAGACTGAGAGGACACTTTACCTGGTGATGGAGTACGCCAGTGGAG GAGAAGTGTTTGACTACCTGGTCGCACATGGAAGAATGAAGGAAAAAGAGGCCAGGGCTAAATTTAGACAG ATCGTATCGGCGGTGCAGTATTGTCACCAGAAGCACATCGTTCACCGAGACCTGAAG GCTGAAAACCTTCTGCTGGATGCAGACATGAACATCAAGATAGCAGATTTTGGCTTCAGTAATGAGTTCACACTGGGCAACAAGCTGGACACGTTCTGTGGTTCGCCGCCTTACGCTGCGCCGGAGCTCTTTCAGGGAAAGAAGTACGACGGGCCGGAAGTGGACGTCTGGAGTCTGGGGGTCATCCTGTACACACTGGTCAGCGGCTCGCTCCCTTTTGATGGGCAGAACCTCAAG GAGCTACGGGAGCGTGTGCTCAGAGGAAAGTACAGAATCCCCTTCTACATGTCCACAGACTGCGAGAACTTGCTCAAGCGCTTCCTGGTGCTCAACCCGTCCAAGCGGGGCACTCTCGAGGTGAGGGAGGAcgcagaaaat CAAATCATGAAGGATCGATGGATCAACACAGGATTTGAGGAGGACGAGCTGAAGCCTTACACCGAGCCAGAGCTGGACATCACAGACCAGAAGAGAATAG ATGTGATGGTGGGAATGGGCTACAACCTGGAGGATATCCAGGACTCTCTGGCCAAGATGAAGTATGATGAGATCACAGCCACCTACCTGCTGCTGGGCAGGAAGGCCTCTGAG TTGGAGCCCACTGAGTCGGCCTCTAGCAGCAACTTATCTCTGGCCAAACCGAGACCCAACAGCGAGCTGAACGGCCAGTCGCCGACCCACATCAAAGTCCAGAGGAGCATTTCCTCCAGTCACAAACAGAGACGCTACAGCGAGCAAG tTGGTCAGAATGTTCCTCCAGGAATGGCTCACCCAAAGAGGAGTCAGACCTCGACGGCGGACAACAGCGCCAAGGAAGAAGGCGGCGTGCAGCTCCGTAAGCCCGGCACCCCGGGGAGCCGAGGTgcccctccctccagccctcTGCTGGGCAACGCCAACAACCCCAACAAGGCCGACATCCCAGACCGCAGGAAAGGTGTCGCCACCGGCCCGAGC AATAACCCGGCATCTGCAGGTATGACCAGGAGGAACACGTACGTGTGCAGCGACCGAAACAACGCGGATCGACTCTCCGTCATCCCCAACGGGAAGGAGAACAG CGTTGCTGTTTCTCCCAGCGCCCAGAGGAATCCAGTGGCGTCGATCCACAGCATCGCCAACGCCACCACGCCGGACCGCCTGCGTTTCCCACGAGGCACCGCCAGCCGCAGCACCTTCCACGGCGGGCACCTGAGAGACCGGCGCACCGCCACATACAACGGGCCGCCGGCCTCACCCACTCTCTCCCACGATGCCACCCCCCTGTCACAGACTCGCAGCCGTGGAACCAGCAACCTTTTCTCCAAACTGACCTCCAAACTCACCCGCAG TCGCCATGTACCTGGGGATCAAAAAGGGGAAAGTAAAGACGGTAAACCCCGCTCCCTCAGATTCACTTGGAGTATGAGGACCACCAGCTCCATGGAGCCCTGCGACATCATGAGGGAGATTCGCAAGGTGCTCGACGCCAACAACTGCGACTACGAACAACAAGAGAGTTTCCTGCTTCTTTGCGTCCACGGAGACGGGCGCGCCGAAAACCTGGTCCAGTGGGAGATGGAGGTCTGCAAGcttccccgtctctctctcaaCGGCGTCAGGTTCAAGCGGATATCCGGATCATCCATCGCTTTCAAGAACATTGCTTCCAAAGTTGCCAACGAGTTAAAACTATGA